The Paenibacillus antri genomic interval ATCGACGACCGCGTCGACGTACCGCCGCTCGCACGATTCGGTCGCCGCGCAGATCGGGCATCGTTCCTCCGACGCGAAGCTGCTTAAGTAGGCGTTCGTTTCGTCGCCGTCGGCCTTGCCGGTCATCCGGGCTTGGAGAAGCGAACGGAGCGCGTTCGTTTTTTTTCGTAGGTCGCGTTGTTTTCGGCTGGTCAGGTACTTTTCCAATGACGTCTTATGATCTTCGAGCAGCGCCCGGTAGAAGACGGCTTGCGAAGCGGGATCGCCCGACTCCTTCACCCGCCAGGCGTGCGCGTTGCAGTATCCTCTCGCCCGCACGTACGAGCCGATCAACTGGCCGTCCCCGGCCCCTTCGCGCAGCAGCACCTTAATCATTCGCTCGACCCGTTCGTCCACCAGCTTGCACACCGGACACTGATCGTGCTGCAGCGCGTCGGCCATGTCGTGGTACAAAATATACTTATCCATTCGCGTCCCCCCGCTTCGAAAATCCCGTTCTCGATGCGGCTATTGTCCCCCGCGGTGGAAATTACCATACCCAAACGGAGCGAGATCTTTATATAATTCCAAGAGAACATAAGGAGGCGATATCGATTCACAGCATGAAAATACATAAACTCGCGGCGTCGGCGACGGCATCCCTGCTGCTCGCCGCGTCGCTCTTGGCGCCGAACGCGGCGGCGAAGCCGCTGCAGCCGGTCGTCGTCGACGGGACGCGGCATGCGACCGCCGCCCTGCAACGCGAAGGCTCCTTGCTCGTGCCGGCCGTCTTCCTCCGCAAGATGGGCGTCTCGGTCCAATGGGACGAGAACAACCAAGCCGTCGTGCTTCGGAAGGACGCCGTTCGCCTGTCCTTGACGGCGGGTCCCAACGGCGTCGTTCACAAGCCGGAAGGCACTTACGTTCCGTTGCGCTACGCGGCGGAGAAGCTGGGGATGAGCGTTACCTACGACGCGTCCACGCGAACGGCCGGCATTACGACGACGCCTTCCGCGGCGAGAACAGCGGCCAAATCCGCGAGCATCAGCGAAGAAGACGTCCTGTGGCTCGAGCGGATAACGGAAGCCGAGGCCGGCGGAGAATCCTACGAAGGGAAGGTTGCCGTAGCTGCCTCGATCCTGAATCGGATCGACGATCCGAATTGGCCCGATACGATCCAAGGCGTCGTCTTCCAGATCGTCGAGGTCGACGGAGTGGAGTATTACCAGTACTCCCCGGTGGCGGACGGGCGCATCTACGAGGCGAAGCCGACCGAAGAAACGCGGAAGGCGGTGCGGGCGGCGCTGGACGGAAGCGATCCGACCGACGGTGCGACGGTATTCTATAACCCTAAGAAGACGGACAACGTTTGGGTCCGCGAGCGTCCGGTTTCGAAGACGATCGGCAATCATGTGTTTTCCTATTAATCAAGCGAAATTTACCCGCTTGAAATCGCTTCCAGAAAAACAAGGAATCGCGCGATTCTTGTCGAATTCGTCGAACATATAAATTGATGTCATGTAAAGGGGATATCGCGCGATGATCAACTTTTCCGCCTTCCGCAAACCCGCCGCCGCAACCGGAACGACAGCCGCAGTGCCGAAGAGGGACGAACGTCTGTCTTTGCAAGAGAAAGACATGGTTCGCCGCAACGGCGTCGTCTTCGTCGCCATGTCGGTCATCACGGCGCTGACCGTCTTCGCGGTGTTGGCCATGGGCGGATCGACCCTGACGCTCGAATCGTTAGGCGTCGCGATCATTATGGCTCTCCACCTAGCGGCATTCGCCGCGCTTCATCTGAAGCGGGTCTGGATCATGAAGCTGAAATACGTCGCGGTCATCGGCTCGGCGCTGTCATCGTTGTATACGATCGTCTCGTCGCCGGACGCCACGAACGTGTTCTCGGTTTATTATTTGCTCGTGCTGACGTTGATTTACATGAGCATGCCGTTAATGATCGCAATAGAAACGTACAGCTTCGGCCTATTGATCTTTCTTTTGTTCGTACAAGACACGGGGATCGCGCCCGATAAGGCGAGCACCTACCTCATTTATTTCGTCTTGATTTCCATCCTGTTGTTCTCGCTGCTTCGCGTCAGCAACCATCTGATGAAGGACACGGAGCGTTCCCGTTCCGACGCGGAGGAGTTGCTCGAGCAGCAGCGCCGGCAGAAGGAGGGAGTCATCGCCGTCGTCGGCGAAGTATCCCGAAGCCTTACGGCGCTCAACCTCTCGGGCGCGGAGACGAATCAGTCGTTCGGCGAGATGAACGTCGCCTTCCAGGAAATCACGGTCGGCGCGAGCGCTCAGATGGAGTCCACGCTGTCCATCAACGAATCGATCCAGACGATGAGCGAGAGGATCGACAGCATGTCCGACG includes:
- a CDS encoding DUF6062 family protein — its product is MDKYILYHDMADALQHDQCPVCKLVDERVERMIKVLLREGAGDGQLIGSYVRARGYCNAHAWRVKESGDPASQAVFYRALLEDHKTSLEKYLTSRKQRDLRKKTNALRSLLQARMTGKADGDETNAYLSSFASEERCPICAATESCERRYVDAVVDYFEGDEEFRERYRNRGVLCHPHFRRLIQSHAERPSVPELLEIQLSRLDLQIEHLREIERKANVRFSDEEGDAYLGGWIRAVRLDVGLPGTDTRYKQRVLAFKDAALKP
- a CDS encoding cell wall hydrolase; the protein is MKIHKLAASATASLLLAASLLAPNAAAKPLQPVVVDGTRHATAALQREGSLLVPAVFLRKMGVSVQWDENNQAVVLRKDAVRLSLTAGPNGVVHKPEGTYVPLRYAAEKLGMSVTYDASTRTAGITTTPSAARTAAKSASISEEDVLWLERITEAEAGGESYEGKVAVAASILNRIDDPNWPDTIQGVVFQIVEVDGVEYYQYSPVADGRIYEAKPTEETRKAVRAALDGSDPTDGATVFYNPKKTDNVWVRERPVSKTIGNHVFSY
- a CDS encoding methyl-accepting chemotaxis protein → MINFSAFRKPAAATGTTAAVPKRDERLSLQEKDMVRRNGVVFVAMSVITALTVFAVLAMGGSTLTLESLGVAIIMALHLAAFAALHLKRVWIMKLKYVAVIGSALSSLYTIVSSPDATNVFSVYYLLVLTLIYMSMPLMIAIETYSFGLLIFLLFVQDTGIAPDKASTYLIYFVLISILLFSLLRVSNHLMKDTERSRSDAEELLEQQRRQKEGVIAVVGEVSRSLTALNLSGAETNQSFGEMNVAFQEITVGASAQMESTLSINESIQTMSERIDSMSDAMRSLREEARSAKGLSDDGETQVRELTDTFVRFRGEIESMQSEIASLIERVNEASQFSLTIKEIANQTNLLSLNASIEAARAGEHGKGFSVVASEIRKLADMASRSADQITGVLSSFAAQSDQTRRRMGHVAEQMERSQETTDRTRQAFEQISAAVDALELLSESSARLTSEIQASAGSVGESTAQLASVSQQTSASLEQLTATLETLLVGNRTSLTNLKQVEESLHRIS